TTATAGCTCTTGGTTTCTCAAAGAGGTAAGGTTATTATCAACATAGAGAATTGATAATGCACAATAACATTTCAAGAGGAACTTTCTTgatatgttctttttatttcagTTGAACAATTCTCACAACTGGGAGCGACTTAGGGTTTGTCTTGTTAAATCTGATGACTGCAATAAACTATCCAAAAAATATAAGGTCCGGGCCCTGCAGTATTTCACTGAAATTAGTTATATGCTAGTTGTTTTATCCTCTACCCAAAGAATTCTGATTTATCCCATTTCCAATTTCATGCTACAGACTCTCAAAGAATATAAATTAGCTAAGTTGAGCCCTGTCGAGGCTGGTTGCTGCCGACCACCTTCCCAGTAAGTTATGTTCTTCAGTTCAAAATGCATTTCCGTTGTTTATAGCAGTCGCCGAAGTACATTTCAATAGTTATTTTCATGTTATGTCCTTAGATGTGGGTTTCCCGCTGTAAATTCCTCCTACTATGACTTGACATTTCATCCGGCTAGTGCTAACAAAGATTGCAAGCGATACAAAAACTCCGGAGCTATCAAATGTTATGACTGTGATTCTTGCAAGTAAGCATGTCCAGGTAGCCCATTATTCATGTTCTTGTTCTCTGCATGTCGATGGTCATACTCATGATTGCGTAATTTTGCAGGGCTGGAGTGGCACAATACATGAAAATTGAGTGGAGAGTTGTAGCAATATTCAATGTTGTGCTATTTGTTGTGTTGGTAAGACATTGCTGACCAAAATCAACGAAcccttcaataataataatctttcATGACATGGTTTTGTTGAAATGGCAGTGTATTGTATACTTTGTGGGATGCTGTGCAAGACGAAATGCTGCCAGGGGCCATTCTAAAGCGTGAAGACTTGAATATTATCATATTATGTTGATATCTccaatattattcttttatttgatgtgcatagaaaattcaaaattagagTGCAAAATGTAACACTATTAATCATTACATATACCTAGAGAGTTTGTTTGGATGGACTTTTTACGAAAATATCTTTGTCtaagtgatttttttaaaagatcttttaaaaaagtaaaaataattttatgtaaaaataattatgtttagatataataatataaaaatatttttttatttatactgttaaaaatatctttaaaaaatatatattataatttttttaagagaagattttttttagagattttattttactattaaaattttgttaaatacactataaaataataaaaaaaattcaaggtTCCAACTTGGCAACACCAATCTTCTTACTTggtaagtcaccaaaaaaaaaaaaaatcttcttaCTTGGTGGTTAATATGGAAGTCCTTAACCCATTGGTGGTGTTGTTTTGAAGAGGGACAACTCCTTTCTGATGTTTTGGTGACTTTGACTAAGGAGTCAAATTTTCTTATcaatattaatcaatttttaaataaatttttattttaaatcttctaaaaagtaaaaatgttaaatgaaaaaaattaaataatattaattgatttatatatttattcttttcGGTTGTATATATATTCCCACTATCATTCACAGGTCACATTTTCTATCAAGTCACATTGAGAATAGTTGATAGatatttcaataataatatcttttcataCTGTCCTATAAACATAGTCAGGCCTAAAATGAATAGTTCCAATTAAAAGATCCAATAACTCAATCCACACTTATACAATTTTATAGAGATCGGACACCGCAACAAGAGTTGGTTCCACTTatctaagtaagtaattgactTTTAAGATATCTTCTACTCATCTAAAAAGGAGATCTCaacaacttttttaaaaaaaggaaacGGTTATTTACTATAAAAGGTGGAGCTACTCAATTATCTAttatactataaatacactgagcATAGGTGTAAGCACTGAACCAATCAGGCAACCAATTCACTAGTTTATCGGTTAAACTGATGAGCTACTGGTTGAACCGAtcctatgtaaataaaaaataaaaaatagccaaaaatctaaaattaaaatttaaaatacatatcttcaataatattttaaaaacaattaaGTTTCAACAAATTATAATCAACAAGTTATAATCcgattattattaaatataaaattctagtattttttttcatgataaagattttttaattttatctttatattaaagtatttttatatttattattttgttatatatatatatatatatatgtatgtatgtatgtatatatgtatgtatagaTTTTtcctatgtatatatgttttatttttgcaCCTCATAGAGGTTTTTGGAGAACTAGGGTTGNNNNNNNNNNNNNNNNNNNNNNNNNNNNNNNNNNNNNNNNNNNNNNNNNNNNNNNNNNNNNNNNNNACTAATTTTTACCTGCTTAACCGATTCTTACCTGTTCTTGACCATAAACAGTCTTTGGACTGGACCGGACCGGTTGGAGGTCCGATTCACCGATTTTTGGGTCAAACTGGCTGGTCCGGTCTAGTTTTTACAACTATGACATTGACACTCTCAAGTATATTCAGAACCGAATCTACAAAAAATCTGCTAAAAcctttgctaacttaagtatcggagtcccttgcaggcaCCACCCCCACCTCCTCGCGAGGAACTCGAACAGCGGCACTTCGACACCAATAGAATTCGGACGCTACCCAAAAAGAGTCTCGACCTCACGTTCAGTCTCAAAAACAAcccaatttcaggtaaccctcagaacattggcgTTGTTGTCGGGAACCTGGAAGTCTACACCccaccatggcggacgatcAGTTCAAAGACAGACACACGACGTCTGAATCAGAACAAAAACCTCACAACGATGAACGGGCATTTATGATACCTCTACGACATGATAGAGCAAGTGGCCTTAATGTGGAGGGGACGTCAGGAAACCATCAACCATGGAGAATCAATTCAAAAATACACCCACCAGAGACTGAGGAACCCCTGCACCCAACAGAAATCATAGGACTCGTACACGAGCATCACGGCCGATTAGAGCAACTCGAGCAGGAAATAGAGCGACAAAGAGAAGCTGAAAAAGACTTCCGAAGGGAGGTGCGACGATGAAGagaattggaagaaaaactacaaAAATTAGAAGCCGACTTTCAAAATTGGAGCAACCATGCAAATCAAGAGGAAATTCCCTTTGGAGGAGGAGATCGGTTCATATAAAAGATCATGCGGGCTAGGGTTCCCAGGAACTTTAAAAGCCCCAACatggacctctacgatggaATGACCGACCCGAGACACCATCTCAGTAACTTTAAAGTCAAATGCATTTGGATGATGCGTCCGATGCGGTCGCTGCAAAGCTTTCCTATCGACGCTAACCAAAGCGgcgatgaagtggtttgatAGCTTACCATCTAAGTCGGTGACCTGTTTCAATGACCTTGCAAGAAAGTTTCTCACCCGATTTTCAATTTAGAAAGATAAAGTCCAGCACACTCCTAGTCTCCTAGGGGTCAAGCAAGAGGTCAGAGAAATTCTCCGAACTTATATAGAAATATTCAACAAAGCTTGcttgaaaatttaaaatctacCTACAGAAGTAGTAATAATGGGGCTAGTGAACAGCCTCAGAGATGGATCATTTTCTGAATCCATATCAAAGCGACACCCGACCTCCTTGTATGAGGTACAAGAATGAGCAGAGAAGTATAttaacatggaagagaatttttTACTCAGAGAACCAGCTCCAGGACAAAACTCCCTTATCAAGCTCAGGATAAGGAGAATGagacaaagaaaaaagataaatatagcTCGAAAAAGCCTCAAAGATATCAAAACTATACTCCTTTGCAAGTTTTCCTTGTTGACATCTACAAGGAAATCTGCCATACCAAAAAACTTTCACCTTCTCGCCCTATTCAGAACAAGAAAGGTGGAAGTCGGACAaaatactgtgagtatcacAAGCTATATAGGCATTCAACCAATGAGTGCTACGacttaaaaatgtgatagaaaaactGGCCAGAGAAGATCCATTAGAAAGATACCTTGCAGAAAGGTCTGATGATtcgagaaaaaggaagagaggcGATGAAGACAGGGGTCGATGAGATCGGCCACGACAAACCCCGGATAGACATATCTACATGATAGATGGAGGATTCGCAAGAGGTGTGGTAACTAAGTCTTCTCGTAAAATACATTTGAAAGAAGTCTATTAAGTCAAAGAAGAATTTGAAGTTCTCGACTTACCCACAATTTCATTCACCAAAGAGGATGCTTAAGCAGTGACCCCCGGTCATGACGATCCCGTCGTGATTACAATGATACTTGCCAATGCAAACCTCCACAGAACTCTGGTAGATTAAGGAAGCTCGgcatatatattattcaaaCTTACCTTCGACAGGCTCAGGTTAGAAGAGAAAGAGCTGAGAGCATATCTCAACACCCTTTTTGGGTTAGGAGACACACCCATCCAACCTCTTGGCTTCATTCCGTTACACACCACTTTCAGCAAAGGTGTGAAGTCTAGAACTTTAAGTATAGACTACATCATGGTTGGCGTAGCATCAACCTACAATACACTGATAGGTCAGACAATCTTGGACCAACTCACCGCGGTCGTTTCAACTCTTCAgctctgcatgaaattcccgacttCAGAGGTAATTGCTACCATAAGAGGAGATCAGAGGTTGTCAtaaaaatgctacaatgaaagcctgaaCCTACAGGGAGGTATTAAAGGAAAAGAAGTCAACACCATTGAGCACGGTGGCATCCGAGCACGAGAAGAACTGAGGCCATGACGGAGAAAAAttatcggtaaagaatttctcaaaaaattctcgttgcaagtatagttctaaattGACAATTAATCTTCAGTCAAGATTTAATTAGGTTTTAACAAGTACAAAGCCCAACAAAAATAAacgaagtattcaaatctcgggtcgtctctcaaggaattgcagggaagtgtatttattattggttatgaaaaagtatatttttgaaGGTTTTGTAATAAGAAATgagaaagtaaaatggcaagaaaataaactaataactaagaaagctcttagcaaggaaAGGGAATTAGAAGtcatatcctcattatcatcgtcaattgtgatggtaaatgtaaattgccttcacttagttaacctctaaccaatgaaggaaagtcaagtgcatacaatcaacttgagttTACAAGTCGTAGTCAACTCATAGTGagagactagatttagtgaagttcaagctaaccggcaatcttcaattaccaatcaacaagagactttgataattcaagagtctccaaatcATCAACCCAAGTtaagaacacaaaaatctaaTCTAAAATCCACCTAAGAATTTTATCacacacttggaaggcacacaataaaaacatagaaaattaataagagatagtaaaatataagactaacacatgcaagaaattaataaCCAACAATTAAGGAAAGAAgccataaatatgaaatacttcaaattgcattaaaagggaATTAATCTAACaagaagagttcataaactaaattggaaaaaataaagaaatcaacaagagagGATAAACTAAGATGctagaataataaaatgtagaagagaaactaaataaaaGCAAGATGAAAATAtgaatttgagaagaaataaaactaaaagaaaccctaaaacctagagaaaagagagagcccctctctctagaattctgcatctaaaacctaaagtgTAAATGTGAATGAATCCTTCTAATGATGCTTTCCAactccactctgcagcctcttgTCTTCATTTTTGAGCCTAAAATTGGGTCAAAagcagtgatgagcggataatttatacgctttttggcattgtttttagtatgtttttagtatgatctagttagtttttagtatatttttattagtttttagttaaaattcacttttctgggctttactatgagtttgtgtgtttttctgtgatttcaggtattttctgactgaaattgagggacctgagcaaaaatctgattcagagactaaaaaggactgcagatgctgttggattctgacctccctgcactcgaagtgaattttctggagctacagaagtccaattggcgcgctcttaaaggcgttggaaagtagacatcctgggctttccagcgaTATATggtagtccatactttgcccgagatttgatggcccaaaccggcgttcaaagtcaccttcagaattcccagtgttaaacgccggaactggcacaagaatgggagttaaacgcccaaactggcaccaaagctggcgtttaactccaagagaagtctttacacgaaaatgcttcaatgcttagcccaagcacacaccaagtgggcccggaagtggatttttatgtcatttactcatctctgtaaaccctaagctactagttctctatatataggaccttttactattgtattttcatcttttgatcactttagatctctagatcatcttttgatcatgtttttatgattgaaccctctttgggaggctggcctcacggccatgcctagaccttgttcttatgtattttcaacggtggagtttttacacaccatagattaaggtgtggagctctgctgtacctcgaatattaatgcaattactattattcttctattcaattcagcttgttcttgttctaagatatcacttgttcttcaacttgatgaatgtgatgatccgtgacactcatcatcattctcacctatgaacgtgtgcctgacaaccacctccgttctaccttagattgggtggatatctcttggattctttaaccggaatcttcgtggtataagctagaactgatggcagcattcaagagaatccggaaggtctaaacNNNNNNNNNNNNNNNNNNNNNNNNNNNNNNNNNNNNNNNNNNNNNNNNNNNNNNNNNNNNNNNNNNNNNNNNNNNNNNNNNNNNNNNNNNNNNNNNNNNNNNNNNNNNNNNNNNNNNNNNNNNNNNNNNNNNNNNNNNNNNNNNNNNNNNNNNNNNNNNNNNNNNNNNNNNNNNNNNNNNNNNNNNNNNNNNNNNNNNNNNNNNNNNNNNNNNNNNNNNNNNNNNNNNNNNNNNNNNNNNNNNNNNNNNNNNNNNNNNNNNNNNNNNNNNNNNNNNNNNNNNNNNNNNNNNNNNNNNNNNNNNNNNNNNNNNNNNNNNNNNNNNNNNNNNNNNNNNNNNNNNNNNNNNNNNNNNNNNNNNNNNNNNNNNNNNNNNNNNNNNNNNNNNNNNNNNNNNNNNNNNNNNNNNNNNNNNNNNNNNNNNNNNNNNNNNNNNNNNNNNNNNNNNNNNNNNNNNNNNNNNNNNNNNNNNNNNNNNNNNNNNNNNNNNNNNNNNNNNNNNNNNNNNNNNNNNNNNNNNNNNNNNNNNNNNNNNNNNNNNNNNNNNNNNNNNNNNNNNNNNNNNNNNNNNNNNNNNNNNNNNNNNNNNNNNNNNNNNNNNNNNNNNNNNNNNNNNNNNNNNNNNNNNNNNNNNNNNNNNNNNNNNNNNNNNNNNNNNNNNNNNNNNNNNNNNNNNNNNNNNNNNNNNNNNNNNNNNNNNNNNNNNNNNNNNNNNNNNNNNNNNNNNNNNNNNNNNNNNNNNNNNNNNNNNNNNNNNNNNNNNNNNNNNNNNNNNNNNNNNNNNNNNNNNNNNNNNNNNNNNNNNNNNNNNNNNNNNNNNNNNNNNNNNNNNNNNNNNNNNNNNNNNNNNNNNNNNNNNNNNNNNNNNNNNNNNNNNNNNNNNNNNNNNNNNNNNNNNNNNNNNNNNNNNNNNNNNNNNNNNNNNNNNNNNNNNNNNNNNNNNNNNNNNNNNNNNNNNNNNNNNNNNNNNNNNNNNNNNNNNNNNNNNNNNNNNNNNNNNNNNNNNNNNNNNNNNNNNNNNNNNNNNNNNNNNNNNNNNNNNNNNNNNNNNNNNNNNNNNNNNNNNNNNNNNNNNNNNNNNNNNNNNNNNNNNNNNNNNNNNNNNNNNNNNNNNNNNNNNNNNNNNNNNNNNNNNNNNNNNNNNNNNNNNNNNNNNNNNNNNNNNNNNNNNNNNNNNNNNNNNNNNNNNNNNNNNNNNNNNNNNNNNNNNNNNNNNNNNNNNNNNNNNNNNNNNNNNNNNNNNNNNNNNNNNNNNNNNNNNNNNNNNNNNNNNNNNNNNNNNNNNNNNNNNNNNNNNNNNNNNNNNNNNNNNNNNNNNNNNNNNNNNNNNNNNNNNNNNNNNNNNNNNNNNNNNNNNNNNNNNNNNNNNNNNNNNNNNNNNNNNNNNNNNNNNNNNNNNNNNNNNNNNNNNNNNNNNNNNNNNNNNNNNNNNNNNNNNNNNNNNNNNNNNNNNNNNNNNNNNNNNNNNNNNNNNNNNNNNNNNNNNNNNNNNNNNNNNNNNNNNNNNNNNNNNNNNNNNNNNNNNNNNNNNNNNNNNNNNNNNNNNNNNNNNNNNNNNNNNNNNNNNNNNNNNNNNNNNNNNNNNNNNNNNNNNNNNNNNNNNNNNNNNNNNNNNNNNNNNNNNNNNNNNNNNNNNNNNNNNNNNNNNNNNNNNNNNNNNNNNNNNNNNNNNNNNNNNNNNNNNNNNNNNNNNNNNNNNNNNNNNNNNNNNNNNNNNNNNNNNNNNNNNNNNNNNNNNNNNNNNNNNNNNNNNNNNNNNNNNNNNNNNNNNNNNNNNNNNNNNNNNNNNNNNNNNNNNNNNNNNNNNNNNNNNNNNNNNNNNNNNNNNNNNNNNNNNNNNNNNNNNNNNNNNNNNNNNNNNNNNNNNNNNNNNNNNNNNNNNNNNNNNNNNNNNNNNNNNNNNNNNNNNNNNNNNNNNNNNNNNNNNNNNNNNNNNNNNNNNNNNNNNNNNNNNNNNNNNNNNNNNNNNNNNNNNNNNNNNNNNNNNNNNNNNNNNNNNNNNNNNNNNNNNNNNNNNNNNNNNNNNNNNNNNNNNNNNNNNNNNNNNNNNNNNNNNNNNNNNNNNNNNNNNNNNNNNNNNNNNNNNNNNNNNNNNNNNNNNNNNNNNNNNNNNNNNNNNNNNNNNNNNNNNNNNNNNNNNNNNNNNNNNNNNNNNNNNNNNNNNNNNNNNNNNNNNNNNNNNNNNNNNNNNNNNNNNNNNNNNNNNNNNNNNNNNNNNNNNNNNNNNNNNNNNNNNNNNNNNNNNNNNNNNNNNNNNNNNNNNNNNNNNNNNNNNNNNNNNNNNNNNNNNNNNNNNNNNNNNNNNNNNNNNNNNNNNNNNNNNNNNNNNNNNNNNNNNNNNNNNNNNNNNNNNNNNNNNNNNNNNNNNNNNNNNNNNNNNNNNNNNNNNNNNNNNNNNNNNNNNNNNNNNNNNNNNNNNNNNNNNNNNNNNNNNNNNNNNNNNNNNNNNNNNNNNNNNNNNNNNNNNNNNNNNNNNNNNNNNNNNNNNNNNNNNNNNNNNNNNNNNNNNNNNNNNNNNNNNNNNNNNNNNNNNNNNNNNNNNNNNNNNNNNNNNNNNNNNNNNNNNNNNNNNNNNNNNNNNNNNNNNNNNNNNNNNNNNNNNNNNNNNNNNNNNNNNNNNNNNNNNNNNNNNNNNNNNNNNNNNNNNNNNNNNNNNNNNNNNNNNNNNNNNNNNNNNNNNNNNNNNNNNNNNNNNNNNNNNNNNNNNNNNNNNNNNNNNNNNNNNNNNNNNNNNNNNNNNNNNNNNNNNNNNNNNNNNNNNNNNNNNNNNNNNNNNNNNNNNNNNNNNNNNNNNNNNNNNNNNNNNNNNNNNNNNNNNNNNNNNNNNNNNNNNNNNNNNNNNNNNNNNNNNNNNNNNNNNNNNNNNNNNNNNNNNNNNNNNNNNNNNNNNNNNNNNNNNNNNNNNNNNNNNNNNNNNNNNNNNNNNNNNNNNNNNNNNNNNNNNNNNNNNNNNNNNNNNNNNNNNNNNNNNNNNNNNNNNNNNNNNNNNNNNNNNNNNNNNNNNNNNNNNNNNNNNNNNNNNNNNNNNNNNNNNNNNNNNNNNNNNNNNNNNNNNNNNNNNNNNNNNNNNNNNNNNNNNNNNNNNNNNNNNNNNNNNNNNNNNNNNNNNNNNNNNNNNNNNNNNNNNNNNNNNNNNNNNNNNNNNNNNNNNNNNNNNNNNNNNNNNNNNNNNNNNNNNNNNNNNNNNNNNNNNNNNNNNNNNNNNNNNNNNNNNNNNNNNNNNNNNNNNNNNNNNNNNNNNNNNNNNNNNNNNNNNNNNNNNNNNNNNNNNNNNNNNNNNNNNNNNNNNNNNNNNNNNNNNNNNNNNNNNNNNNNNNNNNNNNNNNNNNNNNNNNNNNNNNNNNNNNNNNNNNNNNNNNNNNNNNNNNNNNNNNNNNNNNNNNNNNNNNNNNNNNNNNNNNNNNNNNNNNNNNNNNNNNNNNNNNNNNNNNNNNNNNNNNNNNNNNNNNNNNNNNNNNNNNNNNNNNNNNNNNNNNNNNNNNNNNNNNNNNNNNNNNNNNNNNNNNNNNNNNNNNNNNNNNNNNNNNNNNNNNNNNNNNNNNNNNNNNNNNNNNNNNNNNNNNNNNNNNNNNNNNNNNNNNNNNNNNNNNNNNNNNNNNNNNNNNNNNNNNNNNNNNNNNNNNNNNNNNNNNNNNNNNNNNNNNNNNNNNNNNNNNNNNNNNNNNNNNNNNNNNNNNNNNNNNNNNNNNNNNNNNNNNNNNNNNNNNNNNNNNNNNNNNNNNNNNNNNNNNNNNNNNNNNNNNNNNNNNNNNNNNNNNNNNNNNNNNNNNNNNNNNNNNNNNNNNNNNNNNNNNNNNNNNNNNNNNNNNNNNNNNNNNNNNNNNNNNNNNNNNNNNNNNNNNNNNNNNNNNNNNNNNNNNNNNNNNNNNN
The genomic region above belongs to Arachis duranensis cultivar V14167 chromosome 3, aradu.V14167.gnm2.J7QH, whole genome shotgun sequence and contains:
- the LOC107479969 gene encoding tetraspanin-10 — its product is MGVGTSTFVTRWINFLTMVLAIVVIVFGVWMSMHHDGCRKSLTLPVLALGAVIFLISIVGFLGALKNNSILLWIYLILLFFVLVGILVFTVLVFIVTNDGSGHSVTGLRYKEYQLQDYSSWFLKELNNSHNWERLRVCLVKSDDCNKLSKKYKTLKEYKLAKLSPVEAGCCRPPSQCGFPAVNSSYYDLTFHPASANKDCKRYKNSGAIKCYDCDSCKAGVAQYMKIEWRVVAIFNVVLFVVLCIVYFVGCCARRNAARGHSKA